Proteins found in one Oncorhynchus mykiss isolate Arlee chromosome 17, USDA_OmykA_1.1, whole genome shotgun sequence genomic segment:
- the igsf8 gene encoding immunoglobulin superfamily member 8, translating into MMMMASWRWTAALICLQWVFQYTLCREVTLPSGPLYRVAGFPLSIPCAVSGYEGSRTQDFEWFLYREDSQGRQMGVISTRDPGFPYAPFQARVRSGEVRVERDSGDKARLVFQRLRADDQGRYECYTPSTDSKYQGNYSASVAVKVIPDTLLISYSRSLTGQPVPEGAEITLTCSAAVQSKQHTHLSITFGVRAGGSGLGSGTPREIIAIDKELSVTPGRGDSYQKRYDDGEITLVKKSGDGGRDVYVMRMSAVAPDDSGAYFCEASQWILDPDGAWQKIAQRTLEIGNLTVQPLADSLSVTSTPRGEVTLQLGSPLTLTCEVSGLAPGGRSGLLVQWMKRGTVSSEDRALTGGGVEVEVARYGPDGVVSWGDDSSRGGRGGGGSMEKEVEGRYSLRLFSAHPADTGVYRCAVSVYAGRLNPGPSSAATLTQRSEGVTVNLKTKEVKVSAVANLPRGPLLKRGDTVTLLCNVSVVTTGPAQMAVQWLQRAVLPAQEGGATAGGVVIEKGGDKPSVEEKGRVLASLTYEGLSRPNKNHSSEVSMDRVSPGTYRLRIFSAQDQDQGLFVCQAEVWGQDPRGGWYNTGAKAQSEGVRVYLYARAADLLLIPLVVGMSSALFVGVVIIATVTCCFMNRLARQRSPK; encoded by the exons TGTTCCAGTACACCCTGTGTCGCGAGGTAACCCTTCCCTCCGGACCCCTATACCGCGTGGCAGggttccccctctccatcccttgtGCTGTATCAGGCTACGAGGGTTCCCGAACGCAGGACTTTGAGTGGTTCCTGTACAGGGAGGACTCCCAGGGGAGACAGATGGGGGTGATCTCCACCAGGGACCCTGGGTTTCCCTATGCACCCTTCCAG GCGCGGGTGAGGTCCGGGGAGGTGAGGGTGGAGAGGGACTCGGGGGACAAGGCCAGGCTGGTGTTCCAGAGGCTACGAGCAGATGACCAGGGACGATACGAGTGTTACACACCCAGCACAGACTCCAAATACCAGGGCAACTACAGTGCCTCGGTCGCTGTCAAAG tgattcCAGACACTCTCCTGATTAGCTACTCCCGGTCTCTAACTGGCCAACCCGTGCCAGAGGGGGCGGAGATAACTCTCACCTGCTCCGCCGCCGTCCAATCAAAACAGCACACCCACCTGTCCATCACGTTCGGCGTGCGTGCCGGTGGTAGCGGGTTGGGGTCAGGGACACCGAGAGAAATCATAGCTATCGATAAAGAATTGAGCGTGACTCCTGGCCGAGGGGACTCCTACCAGAAGAGAtatgatgatggagagataacGCTGGTGAAGAagagtggagatggagggagagatgtcTACGTGATGAGGATGAGCGCCGTGGCCCCGGACGACTCAGGGGCCTACTTCTGTGAGGCGTCGCAGTGGATCCTGGACCCTGATGGAGCGTGGCAGAAGATCGCTCAGAGGACCTTGGAGATTGGCAACCTCACGGTTCAACCACTTG CTGACTCCCTGTCTGTTACGTCCACTCCGCGAGGTGAGGTAACTCTCCAGTTAGGCTCCCCTCTCACTCTGACCTGCGAGGTGTCTGGTTTGGCCCCTGGGGGCCGCTCGGGCCTGCTGGTTCAGTGGATGAAGAGGGGCACCGTGAGCAGCGAGGACAGGGCATTGacgggtggaggggtggag GTGGAGGTGGCTCGGTATGGTCCAGACGGGGTGGTGAGCTGGGGGGATGACTCCAGCCGGGGGGGTCGGGGTGGAGGGGGTtccatggagaaggaggtggagggacgGTACTCTCTCAGGTTGTTCTCTGCCCACCCAGCTGACACGGGGGTGTACCGCTGTGCTGTGAGTGTCTACGCTGGGAGGCTTAACCCGGGACCCTCCAGTGCTGCTACCCTCACACAGAGGTCAGAGGGGGTCACCGTCAACCTCAAGACTAAAG AGGTCAAGGTGTCAGCAGTAGCCAACCTTCCCCGTGGCCCCCTCTTGAAGAGAGGTGATACCGTCACCCTGCTCTGCAACGTATCCGTGGTAACCACCGGCCCTGCACAGATGGCGGTCCAATGGCTGCAGAGGGCGGTCCTCCCGGCCCAGGAGGGTGGGGCTACAGCAGGGGGCGTGGTCATAGAGAAGGGTGGGGACAAGCCGTCagtagaggagaaggggagggtgtTAGCCTCTCTTACCTATGAGGGCCTGTCCAGGCCAAATAAGAACCACAGCTCTGAG GTCAGTATGGACCGGGTGTCTCCAGGCACCTACAGGCTGAGGATCTTCTCTgcccaggaccaggaccagggccTGTTTGTCTGCCAGGCTGAGGTGTGGGGACAAGACCCCCGTGGAGGATGGTACAACACCGGGGCCAAGGCCCAGTCGGAGGGTGTCAGGGTCTACCTGTACGCCAGAG caGCCGACCTGCTCCTCATCCCCTTGGTTGTGGGCATGTCCTCTGCCTTGTTTGTGGGCGTGGTCATCATCGCCACGGTAACCTGTTGCTTCATGAATCGATTGGCTAGGCAGCGCTCCCCGAAATAG